From Myxocyprinus asiaticus isolate MX2 ecotype Aquarium Trade chromosome 49, UBuf_Myxa_2, whole genome shotgun sequence, a single genomic window includes:
- the LOC127438032 gene encoding receptor-type tyrosine-protein phosphatase C-like isoform X11: MARFFGLGSLLLFLCLAPCVLQEGISAKSSTPPTPTKLPAATGPSPTSTFTQTSNPTDISKATSPSPTSTFTQTSNPTDISKEPPSQVTVNDSTTLTHTSIKPLTSTHNSSSVSALTSAESQSKKINQTPAEISPTPPLNTSHQQSPDTTAAATNPLPTRTITQITKPTDTGVSNLTSAASTTTPLTSTQSSSTSPALTTDNLTSQVMCQYTLQKNETIPPVVKITGSTNRTYTVMLVGTQNETLLKINGSSPFNIPFKQLKPCTKYTVRVDGCSSSGDTMFFYNVKESKTPSVSEVSGEDKVCFKDGTWNLSKCEDVTPENSCKWKAIVFELERCNYTMNVTMPPVKPVIKFTEAIPSQFNWTNKQDKCDYKLEVKCINGKNTNTYGINKPVSLLPLIHYDCTGEVSYQNKYIKSKNISIKIDCEWGKNAEINSGTHHICMSWKPHVSPNDKCPGFKLQNFSAKCDGKNTPEGTIETCNITDDVKCAFKSLQPYTEYECEMNATMSGMKYTISKLLKKTMPYKPNFTSKIKVNYHGHNSFTAKCDGPTYWNGEEGTFKAELINNRKHEITTKSQKCNFDFSNLYYLTTYTIKITAINGNNLEEHISDETTTRYNDKAVIGFLVFLIIVTLVALLFVLYKIVLLKRKRHKEEENIPLMQPLLSVEPIGADSLVDTYKKKIVDEGRLFLAEFQSIPRIFSNYTIKEAKKTENQYKNRYVDILPYDYNRVTLSTGSEGDYINASFIEGYKEPKKYIAAQGPKDETIDDFWRMIWEQKSSIIVMVTRCEEGNKSKCAQYWPSLDSETEIFEDFVVKIRSEDHCPDYIIRHLVLTNKREKATEREVNHIQFISWPDHGVPGDPSLLLKLRRRVNSFKNFFSGPIVIHCSAGVGRTGTYIGIDAMIESLEAEGKVDIYGYVAKLRRQRCLMVQVEAQYILIHTALIEHNQFGETEISLSEFHSELNTFRQKDGNDPSLLEMEFQKLPKFKNWRTFNTAISEDNKKKNRYSSVVPYDFNRVLFRLDMECNQTSDPEDEDEYSSDEEEEESNEYINASFLDGYWCNKSLIAAQGPLPNTMAEFLLMLYQQQTKTLVMLTDCTEDCKDYCAQYWADEKKVFGEMEIEVKKTESFPTYVRRRLEIQSTKKKEILEVDQYQFLKWRNSELPENPQELIEMIRNIKENGGYDNSKINRNIPVVVHCNNGSSRTGIFCALWNLMDSASTEKLVDVFQEVKNLRRERQGMIETIEQYQFLYTALEGAFPVQNGGIKTPASNDKVQIVNETTALLSETASNTCVDQKGAETSQAKESSAQEATAAATENTTASTSPADRASENCSVSEKASTEGAKNGPSVTVDV, translated from the exons AGAGTCAGTCTAAAAAGATAAACCAGACTCCAGCAGAAATCTCCCCTACACCCCCACTCAACACCTCACATCAACAGAGCCCCGACACCACAGCAGCAG CCACAAACCCCTTACCCACACGCACTATTACACAAATCACCAAACCAACAGATACAG GTGTGAGTAACCTCACCTCAGCTGCAAGCACCACCACACCTCTCACCTCCACCCAATCCAGCTCAACCTCACCTGCACTCACCACAG ATAACTTAACAAGCCAAGTGATGT GTCAATACACCCTTCAGAAAAATGAAACAATCCCCCCGGTGGTGAAAATCACTGGTTCCACTAACAGAACTTACACAGTCATGCTAGTGGGTACACAGAATGAGACTTTGCTTAAAATAAATGGATCTTCCCCCTTCAATATACCATTTAAACAGTTGAAGCCATGCACTAAGTACACTGTCAGAGTAGACGGCTGCAGTTCCTCTGGAGACACCATGTTTTTTTACAATG TCAAAGAAAGTAAAACCCCTTCTGTCAGTGAGGTATCTGGTGAAGATAAAGTATGTTTTAAGGATGGTACATGGAATCTGTCGAAATGTGAGGATGTAACCCCTGAAAACTCTTGCAAATGGAAGGCAATTGTCTTTGAACTTGAACGTTGCAACTACACAATGAATGTCACCATGCCCCCTG TCAAGCCTGTCATAAAATTTACTGAAGCCATCCCCTCTCAATTTAACTGGACTAATAAACAGGATAAATGTGATTACAAACTTGAAGTCAAGTGCATCAATGGCA AAAACACCAATACTTATGGTATAAATAAACCAGTGTCGTTATTGCCTTTAATACATTATGACTGCACCGGAGAAGTCTCTTACCAGAATAAATACATCAAAAGTAAAAATATCTCAATTAAAATTGACTGCG AGTGGGGGAAAAACGCAGAGATAAATAGTGGCACGCACCATATTTGTATGTCATGGAAACCTCATGTGTCCCCAAATGACAAATGCCCAGGGTTTAAATTGCAAAATTTTTCAGCCAAATGCGATGGAAAGAACACACCTGAAG gaacgaTTGAAACATGCAACATCACAGATGATGTAAAATGTGCTTTTAAGAGCTTACAACCATATACCGAGTATGAATGTGAAATGAATGCTACTATGTCCGGCATGAAATACACTATTTCCAAATTGCTTAAGAAAACAATGCCTTACA AGCCCAACTTCACATCAAAAATTAAAGTAAATTACCATGGTCACAATTCTTTTACCGCAAAATGCGATGGTCCTACATATTGGAATGGGGAAGAGGGAACATTCAAAGCTGAACTCATAAACAACAGAAAACATGAAATAACCACCAAATCTCAGAAGTGTAATTTTGATTTTTCAAATCTTTACTACCTTACCACATATACGATTAAG ATTACAGCCATTAATGGAAATAATTTAGAGGAACATATTTCCGATGAAACTACTACTAGGT ACAACGATAAGGCCGTCATTGGATTCCTGGTTTTCCTAATTATTGTGACGTTAGTTGCTCTCCTGTTTGTGCTGTACAAAATTGTCCTGCTCAAACGAAAACG GCATAAAGAAGAGGAAAATATTCCTCTGATGC AACCCCTTCTCAGTGTTGAGCCCATCGGTGCAGACAGTTTAGTGGACACTTACAAGAAGAAGATCGTTGATGAAGGACGTCTGTTTCTGGCTGAATTTCAG AGCATCCCACGAATTTTCAGCAATTACACCATCAAAGAGGCTAAGAAAACAGAAAACCAGTACAAGAACCGCTACGTTGACATTCTGCCTT ATGACTATAATCGCGTTACACTCTCAACTGGAAGTGAAGGTGACTACATAAATGCCAGCTTTATTGAG GgatacaaagagccaaagaaatACATTGCAGCCCAAG GACCCAAGGATGAGACCATTGATGATTTCTGGAGAATGATCTGGGAGCAAAAGTCCTCCATTATCGTCATGGTTACCCGTTGTGAGGAAGGAAATAAG AGCAAGTGTGCTCAGTATTGGCCATCTTTGGACAGTGAGACTGAGATTTTTGAAGATTTTGTGGTGAAAATCAGATCAGAGGACCACTGCCCCGATTACATCATTCGCCATCTGGTCCTAACCAAT AAGAGAGAGAAAGCTACAGAAAGAGAAGTCAaccacattcagttcatcagttGGCCTGACCACGGAGTACCTGGAGACCCCAGCCTGCTTCTGAAGCTTAGGAGAAGAGTCAACTCCTTCAAGAACTTCTTCAGTGGCCCAATCGTGATTCACTGCAG TGCAGGAGTTGGACGTACAGGAACGTATATTGGCATTGATGCCATGATTGAAAGTCTTGAGGCGGAGGGTAAAGTGGACATCTATGGATATGTAGCAAAACTACGTCGCCAGCGTTGCCTCATGGTTCAAGTGGAG GCCCAGTACATACTGATCCACACTGCTCTGATAGAGCACAACCAGTTTGGAGAGACAGAGATCTCTCTATCTGAGTTTCATTCAGAACTCAACACCTTCAGACAGAAAGATGGAAATGACCCCAGCTTGCTTGAAATGGAGTTCCAG aaactcCCCAAGTTTAAAAACTGGAGAACATTTAACACAGCAATTAGCGAGGACAACAAGAAGAAAAACCGCTACTCATCTGTTGTCCCAT ATGACTTCAACCGAGTCTTGTTCAGACTGGACATGGAGTGCAACCAGACGAGCGATCCTGAGGATGAGGATGAGTATTCGTCagatgaggaagaagaagaatCCAATGAATACATCAACGCCTCATTCCTTGAT GGTTACTGGTGTAATAAGAGTCTCATTGCAGCACAGGGGCCTCTACCAAACACAATGGCAGAGTTCCTGCTTATGCTTTATCAACAACAAACTAAAACATTAGTCATGCTCACAGATTGCACTGAAGATTGCAAG GATTATTGCGCTCAGTATTGGGCAGATGAAAAGAAAGTGTTTGGGGAGATGGAAATCGAGGTGAAAAAGACAGAGAGTTTCCCAACTTATGTCAGACGGCGCTTGGAAATACAATCCACAAAG aagaaagaaatcctTGAGGTGGATCAGTATCAGTTCTTGAAGTGGAGAAACAGTGAACTTCCAGAGAACCCTCAGGAGTTGATAGAGATGATACGAAACATTAAAGAGAACGGTGGCTACGACAACAGCAAAATTAACCGGAATATCCCTGTTGTTGTGCACTGCAA CAATGGATCATCGCGTACTGGAATCTTCTGTGCCTTATGGAATCTCATGGACAGTGCATCCACAGAAAAATTGGTGGACGTGTTCCAGGAGGTCAAAAATTTACGCAGGGAGAGGCAGGGAATGATTGAAACAATT GAGCAGTATCAGTTCCTCTATACAGCTCTAGAGGGAGCCTTCCCTGTGCAGAACGGCGGCATAAAGACACCGGCTTCAAACGACAAAGTTCAAATCGTCAACGAAACCACAGCACTTCTTTCAGAAACTGCCAGCAATACCTGTGTTGACCAGAAGGGGGCAGAAACCAGCCAAGCCAAAGAGAGTAGTGCGCAGGAAGCCACTGCTGCTGCTACAGAAAATACCACTGCTTCAACTTCACCAGCAGATAGAGCCAGTGAGAATTGCAGCGTGTCTGAAAAAGCCTCCACAGAGGGTGCCAAAAATGGGCCCTCTGTGACTGTAGACGTTTGA
- the LOC127438032 gene encoding receptor-type tyrosine-protein phosphatase C-like isoform X28: MARFFGLGSLLLFLCLAPCVLQEGISAKSSTPPTPTKLPAATGPSPTSTFTQTSNPTDISKESQSKKINQTPAEISPTPPLNTSHQQSPDTTAAGVSNLTSAASTTTPLTSTQSSSTSPALTTDNLTSQVMCQYTLQKNETIPPVVKITGSTNRTYTVMLVGTQNETLLKINGSSPFNIPFKQLKPCTKYTVRVDGCSSSGDTMFFYNVKESKTPSVSEVSGEDKVCFKDGTWNLSKCEDVTPENSCKWKAIVFELERCNYTMNVTMPPVKPVIKFTEAIPSQFNWTNKQDKCDYKLEVKCINGKNTNTYGINKPVSLLPLIHYDCTGEVSYQNKYIKSKNISIKIDCEWGKNAEINSGTHHICMSWKPHVSPNDKCPGFKLQNFSAKCDGKNTPEGTIETCNITDDVKCAFKSLQPYTEYECEMNATMSGMKYTISKLLKKTMPYKPNFTSKIKVNYHGHNSFTAKCDGPTYWNGEEGTFKAELINNRKHEITTKSQKCNFDFSNLYYLTTYTIKITAINGNNLEEHISDETTTRYNDKAVIGFLVFLIIVTLVALLFVLYKIVLLKRKRHKEEENIPLMQPLLSVEPIGADSLVDTYKKKIVDEGRLFLAEFQSIPRIFSNYTIKEAKKTENQYKNRYVDILPYDYNRVTLSTGSEGDYINASFIEGYKEPKKYIAAQGPKDETIDDFWRMIWEQKSSIIVMVTRCEEGNKSKCAQYWPSLDSETEIFEDFVVKIRSEDHCPDYIIRHLVLTNKREKATEREVNHIQFISWPDHGVPGDPSLLLKLRRRVNSFKNFFSGPIVIHCSAGVGRTGTYIGIDAMIESLEAEGKVDIYGYVAKLRRQRCLMVQVEAQYILIHTALIEHNQFGETEISLSEFHSELNTFRQKDGNDPSLLEMEFQKLPKFKNWRTFNTAISEDNKKKNRYSSVVPYDFNRVLFRLDMECNQTSDPEDEDEYSSDEEEEESNEYINASFLDGYWCNKSLIAAQGPLPNTMAEFLLMLYQQQTKTLVMLTDCTEDCKDYCAQYWADEKKVFGEMEIEVKKTESFPTYVRRRLEIQSTKKKEILEVDQYQFLKWRNSELPENPQELIEMIRNIKENGGYDNSKINRNIPVVVHCNNGSSRTGIFCALWNLMDSASTEKLVDVFQEVKNLRRERQGMIETIEQYQFLYTALEGAFPVQNGGIKTPASNDKVQIVNETTALLSETASNTCVDQKGAETSQAKESSAQEATAAATENTTASTSPADRASENCSVSEKASTEGAKNGPSVTVDV; encoded by the exons AGAGTCAGTCTAAAAAGATAAACCAGACTCCAGCAGAAATCTCCCCTACACCCCCACTCAACACCTCACATCAACAGAGCCCCGACACCACAGCAGCAG GTGTGAGTAACCTCACCTCAGCTGCAAGCACCACCACACCTCTCACCTCCACCCAATCCAGCTCAACCTCACCTGCACTCACCACAG ATAACTTAACAAGCCAAGTGATGT GTCAATACACCCTTCAGAAAAATGAAACAATCCCCCCGGTGGTGAAAATCACTGGTTCCACTAACAGAACTTACACAGTCATGCTAGTGGGTACACAGAATGAGACTTTGCTTAAAATAAATGGATCTTCCCCCTTCAATATACCATTTAAACAGTTGAAGCCATGCACTAAGTACACTGTCAGAGTAGACGGCTGCAGTTCCTCTGGAGACACCATGTTTTTTTACAATG TCAAAGAAAGTAAAACCCCTTCTGTCAGTGAGGTATCTGGTGAAGATAAAGTATGTTTTAAGGATGGTACATGGAATCTGTCGAAATGTGAGGATGTAACCCCTGAAAACTCTTGCAAATGGAAGGCAATTGTCTTTGAACTTGAACGTTGCAACTACACAATGAATGTCACCATGCCCCCTG TCAAGCCTGTCATAAAATTTACTGAAGCCATCCCCTCTCAATTTAACTGGACTAATAAACAGGATAAATGTGATTACAAACTTGAAGTCAAGTGCATCAATGGCA AAAACACCAATACTTATGGTATAAATAAACCAGTGTCGTTATTGCCTTTAATACATTATGACTGCACCGGAGAAGTCTCTTACCAGAATAAATACATCAAAAGTAAAAATATCTCAATTAAAATTGACTGCG AGTGGGGGAAAAACGCAGAGATAAATAGTGGCACGCACCATATTTGTATGTCATGGAAACCTCATGTGTCCCCAAATGACAAATGCCCAGGGTTTAAATTGCAAAATTTTTCAGCCAAATGCGATGGAAAGAACACACCTGAAG gaacgaTTGAAACATGCAACATCACAGATGATGTAAAATGTGCTTTTAAGAGCTTACAACCATATACCGAGTATGAATGTGAAATGAATGCTACTATGTCCGGCATGAAATACACTATTTCCAAATTGCTTAAGAAAACAATGCCTTACA AGCCCAACTTCACATCAAAAATTAAAGTAAATTACCATGGTCACAATTCTTTTACCGCAAAATGCGATGGTCCTACATATTGGAATGGGGAAGAGGGAACATTCAAAGCTGAACTCATAAACAACAGAAAACATGAAATAACCACCAAATCTCAGAAGTGTAATTTTGATTTTTCAAATCTTTACTACCTTACCACATATACGATTAAG ATTACAGCCATTAATGGAAATAATTTAGAGGAACATATTTCCGATGAAACTACTACTAGGT ACAACGATAAGGCCGTCATTGGATTCCTGGTTTTCCTAATTATTGTGACGTTAGTTGCTCTCCTGTTTGTGCTGTACAAAATTGTCCTGCTCAAACGAAAACG GCATAAAGAAGAGGAAAATATTCCTCTGATGC AACCCCTTCTCAGTGTTGAGCCCATCGGTGCAGACAGTTTAGTGGACACTTACAAGAAGAAGATCGTTGATGAAGGACGTCTGTTTCTGGCTGAATTTCAG AGCATCCCACGAATTTTCAGCAATTACACCATCAAAGAGGCTAAGAAAACAGAAAACCAGTACAAGAACCGCTACGTTGACATTCTGCCTT ATGACTATAATCGCGTTACACTCTCAACTGGAAGTGAAGGTGACTACATAAATGCCAGCTTTATTGAG GgatacaaagagccaaagaaatACATTGCAGCCCAAG GACCCAAGGATGAGACCATTGATGATTTCTGGAGAATGATCTGGGAGCAAAAGTCCTCCATTATCGTCATGGTTACCCGTTGTGAGGAAGGAAATAAG AGCAAGTGTGCTCAGTATTGGCCATCTTTGGACAGTGAGACTGAGATTTTTGAAGATTTTGTGGTGAAAATCAGATCAGAGGACCACTGCCCCGATTACATCATTCGCCATCTGGTCCTAACCAAT AAGAGAGAGAAAGCTACAGAAAGAGAAGTCAaccacattcagttcatcagttGGCCTGACCACGGAGTACCTGGAGACCCCAGCCTGCTTCTGAAGCTTAGGAGAAGAGTCAACTCCTTCAAGAACTTCTTCAGTGGCCCAATCGTGATTCACTGCAG TGCAGGAGTTGGACGTACAGGAACGTATATTGGCATTGATGCCATGATTGAAAGTCTTGAGGCGGAGGGTAAAGTGGACATCTATGGATATGTAGCAAAACTACGTCGCCAGCGTTGCCTCATGGTTCAAGTGGAG GCCCAGTACATACTGATCCACACTGCTCTGATAGAGCACAACCAGTTTGGAGAGACAGAGATCTCTCTATCTGAGTTTCATTCAGAACTCAACACCTTCAGACAGAAAGATGGAAATGACCCCAGCTTGCTTGAAATGGAGTTCCAG aaactcCCCAAGTTTAAAAACTGGAGAACATTTAACACAGCAATTAGCGAGGACAACAAGAAGAAAAACCGCTACTCATCTGTTGTCCCAT ATGACTTCAACCGAGTCTTGTTCAGACTGGACATGGAGTGCAACCAGACGAGCGATCCTGAGGATGAGGATGAGTATTCGTCagatgaggaagaagaagaatCCAATGAATACATCAACGCCTCATTCCTTGAT GGTTACTGGTGTAATAAGAGTCTCATTGCAGCACAGGGGCCTCTACCAAACACAATGGCAGAGTTCCTGCTTATGCTTTATCAACAACAAACTAAAACATTAGTCATGCTCACAGATTGCACTGAAGATTGCAAG GATTATTGCGCTCAGTATTGGGCAGATGAAAAGAAAGTGTTTGGGGAGATGGAAATCGAGGTGAAAAAGACAGAGAGTTTCCCAACTTATGTCAGACGGCGCTTGGAAATACAATCCACAAAG aagaaagaaatcctTGAGGTGGATCAGTATCAGTTCTTGAAGTGGAGAAACAGTGAACTTCCAGAGAACCCTCAGGAGTTGATAGAGATGATACGAAACATTAAAGAGAACGGTGGCTACGACAACAGCAAAATTAACCGGAATATCCCTGTTGTTGTGCACTGCAA CAATGGATCATCGCGTACTGGAATCTTCTGTGCCTTATGGAATCTCATGGACAGTGCATCCACAGAAAAATTGGTGGACGTGTTCCAGGAGGTCAAAAATTTACGCAGGGAGAGGCAGGGAATGATTGAAACAATT GAGCAGTATCAGTTCCTCTATACAGCTCTAGAGGGAGCCTTCCCTGTGCAGAACGGCGGCATAAAGACACCGGCTTCAAACGACAAAGTTCAAATCGTCAACGAAACCACAGCACTTCTTTCAGAAACTGCCAGCAATACCTGTGTTGACCAGAAGGGGGCAGAAACCAGCCAAGCCAAAGAGAGTAGTGCGCAGGAAGCCACTGCTGCTGCTACAGAAAATACCACTGCTTCAACTTCACCAGCAGATAGAGCCAGTGAGAATTGCAGCGTGTCTGAAAAAGCCTCCACAGAGGGTGCCAAAAATGGGCCCTCTGTGACTGTAGACGTTTGA